One genomic segment of Pelagerythrobacter marensis includes these proteins:
- a CDS encoding Rrf2 family transcriptional regulator — MSRDTRMARTLHVLIHLDRHVKRATSDDIARMLNTNPVVVRRMMAGLRDRGIVASEKGHGGGWELKRALGSITLLDVYRAIGEPTLFNIGPNAERPDCLVEQAVDARMAETLGEAEALLRDRFESIAVADLAHDFEQRFARIAGGNHADESCSG, encoded by the coding sequence ATGTCCCGCGATACCCGCATGGCCCGAACCCTGCACGTGCTGATCCATCTGGACCGGCACGTGAAGCGCGCGACTTCGGACGATATTGCCAGGATGCTGAACACCAATCCCGTCGTCGTGCGCCGGATGATGGCCGGGCTGAGAGACCGGGGCATCGTCGCATCGGAGAAGGGGCATGGCGGCGGCTGGGAGTTGAAGCGTGCGCTCGGCTCCATCACCCTGCTGGACGTTTATCGGGCCATCGGCGAGCCGACCCTGTTCAATATCGGCCCCAATGCCGAACGGCCCGATTGCCTTGTGGAACAGGCCGTCGATGCGCGCATGGCCGAAACCCTGGGCGAAGCGGAGGCACTGCTGCGCGATCGGTTCGAATCGATAGCGGTCGCGGATCTGGCCCACGATTTCGAACAGCGATTCGCCCGCATTGCCGGGGGAAATCACGCGGACGAAAGCTGTTCCGGCTGA
- a CDS encoding nuclear transport factor 2 family protein: MFEWNTPEPIRVVKSYVAAMNSRDAARVDALLDEHVRYVDSRGEWIEGRKNVATATRRLFELDPEYKLHDMTIVMHEGDVLLKGRTSAREERLSHDTLWRARAQGGKLTHWQSYGEDSPALARILMPEVARGAELR, from the coding sequence ATGTTCGAATGGAACACGCCCGAACCGATAAGGGTGGTGAAATCGTATGTCGCGGCGATGAACTCGCGCGATGCCGCGCGGGTTGACGCATTGCTCGATGAGCATGTGCGTTACGTCGACAGTCGCGGTGAATGGATCGAAGGGCGCAAGAACGTCGCAACCGCGACGCGCCGCCTGTTCGAACTCGACCCCGAATACAAGCTGCACGATATGACGATCGTCATGCACGAAGGCGATGTCCTGCTGAAAGGGCGCACGTCTGCGCGGGAAGAGCGGTTGTCGCACGACACGCTATGGCGCGCGCGTGCGCAGGGCGGCAAGCTGACCCACTGGCAAAGCTATGGCGAAGATTCGCCCGCGCTTGCCCGGATACTCATGCCCGAGGTGGCGCGCGGCGCAGAACTGCGCTGA
- the ndk gene encoding nucleoside-diphosphate kinase: MAVTRTFSIIKPDATRRNLTGAVTKMLEDAGLRVVASKRIRMTREQAEGFYAVHKERPFFGELVEFMMSGPVVVQVLEGVDAVKRNRDVMGATNPADADEGTIRKTFAESIEANTVHGSDSDENAKIEIDFFFNEDEIVG; encoded by the coding sequence ATGGCGGTCACCCGCACCTTTTCGATCATCAAGCCCGATGCCACCCGCCGCAACCTGACCGGCGCGGTCACCAAGATGCTGGAAGACGCCGGGCTGCGCGTCGTCGCGTCCAAGCGCATCCGCATGACCCGCGAACAGGCCGAAGGCTTCTACGCCGTTCACAAGGAACGCCCCTTCTTCGGCGAACTGGTCGAATTCATGATGAGCGGCCCTGTCGTGGTCCAGGTTCTGGAAGGCGTCGATGCAGTCAAGCGCAACCGCGACGTGATGGGCGCGACCAACCCGGCCGATGCCGACGAAGGCACGATCCGCAAGACTTTTGCCGAAAGCATCGAAGCGAACACGGTCCACGGTTCGGACAGCGACGAGAACGCCAAAATCGAAATCGATTTCTTCTTCAACGAGGACGAAATCGTCGGCTGA
- a CDS encoding DNA polymerase III subunit chi → MASRVGFYLAPGQPVERVLPLIARAALRQGQRLLVVAGDAELLDRIGGALWDNAPAEFLANGRADGAHAAHQPVLLSQACAAENGAQVVALADGEWRDAAEAFDRALLFFDEDGRAAARDVWRRFDGRDDIEREFHELEAGKWVRKR, encoded by the coding sequence GTGGCCTCGCGCGTCGGGTTCTATCTCGCGCCGGGGCAGCCGGTGGAGCGGGTCCTGCCGCTGATAGCGCGCGCGGCGCTGCGCCAGGGGCAGCGTCTTCTGGTCGTGGCTGGTGACGCAGAGCTGCTCGACCGTATCGGCGGTGCCCTGTGGGACAATGCGCCGGCGGAATTTCTCGCCAACGGTCGCGCAGACGGGGCTCATGCTGCACATCAGCCCGTGCTCCTGTCGCAAGCCTGCGCTGCGGAAAACGGCGCGCAGGTCGTGGCGCTGGCCGACGGCGAATGGCGCGACGCCGCCGAAGCCTTCGACCGCGCGCTGCTGTTCTTCGACGAAGACGGCCGCGCCGCTGCCCGCGATGTCTGGCGGCGGTTCGACGGGCGCGACGATATCGAGCGGGAATTCCACGAGCTTGAGGCGGGCAAATGGGTCCGCAAGCGTTGA
- a CDS encoding leucyl aminopeptidase, whose amino-acid sequence MNFEFSPTLPAGNRLIALVADRDTLPDGIEPTLAEGARSARFKGRPGELFEGFVDRGGTVTRVALAGAGSPDGEARTAGLEKAGAALAARYLTSGETTLTIDFSASGLSADAVAAVLLGLRLRAWRHDAYRTRLKDEQKRSLETVVAVGAPDGAEGAWADAAALADGVELTRELVTEPPNKVYPLSFVEKCREAFEGTGAELTVLDEDEMERLGMGALLGVGQGSAQPSRLLAIRWNGGGQEAPTVFVGKGVTFDTGGISLKPGAGMEDMKWDMGGAGAVVGGMLAVVRRKAKANVVGVVGLVENMPDGNAIRPGDILTSMSGQTIEVINTDAEGRLVLCDALHWAQKEYSPKRIVDFATLTGAMVISLGSEHAGVFANDDSLAEDLLAAGKASGDKLWRMPLDPAYDKLIDSQIADMKNVGPRPAGSITAAQFLQRYIDKGVAWAHCDVAGMVWAEKPGATWDKGATGYGARLIDRFVRNTLEG is encoded by the coding sequence ATGAATTTCGAATTTTCCCCCACCCTCCCGGCAGGAAACCGTTTGATTGCGCTGGTCGCCGATCGCGACACTCTGCCCGACGGGATCGAGCCCACTCTGGCCGAAGGCGCACGGTCCGCCAGGTTCAAGGGCAGGCCGGGCGAGCTGTTCGAAGGGTTCGTCGACCGCGGCGGCACCGTTACGCGCGTGGCGCTGGCCGGCGCGGGTTCGCCGGATGGCGAAGCGCGGACCGCCGGGCTGGAGAAAGCCGGTGCGGCGCTCGCCGCCCGCTATCTGACGTCGGGTGAAACGACGCTGACGATCGACTTTTCCGCGTCCGGCCTGTCCGCCGACGCGGTGGCCGCGGTTCTTCTCGGCCTGCGCCTGCGGGCGTGGCGGCACGATGCCTATCGCACCCGGCTGAAGGACGAGCAGAAGCGTTCGCTGGAAACCGTGGTGGCCGTGGGCGCACCCGATGGCGCCGAGGGTGCCTGGGCCGATGCGGCGGCACTGGCCGACGGGGTCGAGCTGACTCGCGAACTCGTGACCGAGCCGCCGAACAAGGTCTACCCCCTCAGCTTCGTGGAAAAGTGCCGCGAAGCGTTCGAGGGGACCGGTGCCGAATTGACCGTTCTCGATGAAGACGAGATGGAACGGCTCGGCATGGGTGCGCTGCTGGGCGTGGGGCAGGGTTCGGCCCAGCCTTCGCGACTGCTGGCGATCCGCTGGAACGGCGGCGGGCAGGAAGCCCCGACCGTCTTCGTCGGCAAGGGCGTCACTTTCGACACCGGCGGCATTTCGCTCAAGCCCGGTGCGGGCATGGAAGACATGAAGTGGGACATGGGCGGCGCCGGCGCAGTGGTCGGCGGAATGCTCGCGGTCGTGCGGCGCAAGGCGAAGGCCAATGTCGTCGGCGTGGTCGGCCTGGTCGAAAACATGCCCGATGGCAATGCGATCCGGCCCGGCGATATCCTCACCTCGATGTCGGGCCAGACAATCGAAGTCATCAATACCGATGCCGAAGGGCGGCTGGTCCTGTGCGATGCGCTGCACTGGGCGCAGAAGGAATATTCGCCCAAGCGGATCGTGGATTTCGCCACCCTGACAGGCGCAATGGTGATTTCGCTCGGCAGCGAACACGCGGGTGTTTTCGCAAACGACGACAGCCTGGCCGAAGATCTGCTGGCGGCGGGCAAGGCCAGCGGCGACAAGCTGTGGCGCATGCCGCTCGATCCGGCGTACGACAAGCTGATCGACAGCCAGATCGCCGACATGAAGAACGTCGGGCCGCGCCCTGCCGGCTCGATCACCGCCGCGCAGTTCCTCCAGCGCTATATCGACAAGGGCGTGGCCTGGGCGCACTGCGATGTCGCGGGCATGGTCTGGGCGGAAAAGCCGGGTGCCACCTGGGACAAGGGTGCAACCGGCTACGGCGCGCGTCTGATAGATCGCTTCGTGCGCAACACTCTGGAAGGCTGA
- a CDS encoding LPS-assembly protein LptD — protein MLPASPTAPQADNSRLFRAAWLTGAALAALAVPAISHAQDGSPAPTEESPAPEDDLLRTPLPPANPADMPVAPASDDEIAFETDTLAYDSSGDIVTATGNVVLRSADRSVRADQVTWNRATGQIVGSGNVRFVDEEGNQLYTSRIELTDKFEAGAMEDLLLALREGGRLAAEAGTRGDDGTVILTSAAYTACAVSDAEGCPKNPSWRVTADRVVYDPADNRVRFTGAFLEIFGARLLPLPGLSIRTDGRAVSGFLVPDLRVSESNGVEVSGSYYWRVADNKDLTLGAHVFTEAPPMASAQWRHLTESGAYQITGYATHSSRISDITSAAISESDPRGYLFANGKFQFDPHWSLTGSLRLASDRTFLRRYDISRDDRLRSTFDLERIDDNSYLSIAGWATQTLRIGVPQGEVPVALPVIDYRHRLADPVGLGGTLELQLNSLAIMRDEGQDTQRAFAGARWDLKRITGMGQVVTLTGMVRGDVYHSDENALTETAVYRGNPGWETRGIAVAALDIEWPFVGEAFGGTQVFTPRVQFAASPPIRNLQVPNEDSRAIDLEDSNLFALNRFPGYDRVEDGARMTYGFDWELQVPDWRVRTTVGQSYRFDKDPGIFIDGTGLSERISDFVGRTEVRYRDFVSFTHRFRLDKDNLAVRRNELDATVGSKRTYAEIGYLRLDRDIAEEIEDLQDREELRLATRIAFARYWSLFGAGVFNLTDRQEDPTFTSDGFDPVRTRLGVAYEDDCLEFGVTWRRDYTDAGDARRGDTFQFYFALRNLGFR, from the coding sequence ATGCTCCCCGCTTCGCCGACCGCGCCGCAAGCCGACAACAGCCGCTTGTTTCGGGCTGCATGGCTCACGGGCGCAGCGCTGGCCGCGCTTGCGGTTCCGGCCATCTCACACGCGCAGGACGGGTCACCCGCCCCAACGGAAGAAAGCCCCGCCCCAGAAGACGATCTGCTGCGCACGCCCCTGCCGCCCGCCAACCCGGCCGACATGCCCGTCGCCCCGGCGAGCGATGACGAGATCGCGTTCGAAACCGATACGCTCGCCTACGATTCGAGCGGCGACATCGTCACCGCCACCGGCAATGTGGTGCTGCGCAGTGCCGACCGGTCGGTTCGCGCCGATCAGGTCACCTGGAACCGCGCCACCGGCCAGATCGTGGGCAGCGGCAATGTCCGCTTCGTCGATGAAGAAGGGAACCAGCTCTATACCTCGCGGATCGAACTGACCGACAAGTTCGAAGCGGGCGCGATGGAAGATCTGCTGCTCGCGCTGCGCGAAGGCGGAAGGCTGGCGGCGGAGGCGGGCACGCGGGGCGATGACGGCACCGTCATCCTGACCAGCGCGGCCTATACCGCCTGCGCGGTGAGCGACGCCGAAGGCTGCCCCAAGAACCCGAGCTGGCGCGTTACGGCGGACCGGGTGGTCTACGACCCGGCAGACAACCGGGTGCGTTTCACCGGCGCCTTCCTGGAAATCTTCGGCGCGCGCCTCCTGCCCTTGCCGGGCCTCTCGATCCGCACTGACGGGCGGGCGGTTTCGGGTTTCCTGGTCCCTGACCTGCGAGTTTCGGAATCGAACGGGGTGGAAGTCAGCGGCAGTTATTACTGGCGCGTGGCCGACAACAAGGACCTGACCCTTGGCGCGCACGTGTTCACCGAAGCCCCGCCGATGGCATCGGCCCAGTGGCGCCATCTTACGGAAAGCGGTGCCTATCAGATCACCGGCTACGCCACCCACAGCAGCCGCATTTCCGACATCACCAGCGCGGCGATTTCGGAAAGCGATCCGCGCGGATATCTGTTCGCCAACGGCAAGTTCCAGTTCGACCCGCACTGGAGCCTGACCGGGTCGCTCCGCCTCGCCAGCGACCGCACTTTCCTGCGCCGGTACGACATCAGCCGCGACGACCGCCTGCGATCGACGTTCGATCTGGAGCGGATCGACGACAATTCCTACCTCTCGATCGCCGGCTGGGCGACGCAGACCTTGCGGATCGGGGTGCCGCAGGGCGAAGTGCCGGTGGCGCTGCCGGTGATCGACTATCGCCACCGGCTGGCCGATCCGGTCGGCCTGGGCGGCACGCTGGAACTGCAGCTCAATTCGCTGGCGATCATGCGTGACGAGGGGCAGGACACGCAGCGCGCCTTTGCCGGTGCGCGGTGGGATCTGAAGCGCATTACCGGCATGGGCCAGGTGGTCACGCTGACCGGGATGGTGCGCGGCGATGTCTATCACAGCGACGAGAACGCGCTGACCGAAACCGCCGTCTATCGCGGTAATCCGGGCTGGGAAACGCGCGGGATCGCGGTCGCCGCGCTCGACATCGAATGGCCTTTCGTCGGCGAAGCTTTCGGCGGCACGCAGGTCTTCACCCCGCGGGTGCAGTTCGCCGCCAGCCCACCGATCCGCAATCTGCAGGTGCCGAACGAGGATTCGCGGGCCATCGATCTGGAGGATTCGAACCTCTTCGCGCTCAACCGTTTCCCCGGCTACGACCGGGTCGAAGACGGCGCGCGGATGACATACGGGTTCGACTGGGAGCTTCAGGTGCCCGACTGGCGCGTTCGCACCACCGTCGGCCAATCCTACCGCTTCGACAAGGACCCCGGCATCTTCATCGACGGCACCGGCCTTAGCGAACGGATATCCGATTTCGTGGGCCGGACCGAAGTGCGATACCGCGACTTCGTCAGCTTCACGCACCGGTTCCGGCTCGACAAGGACAACCTCGCCGTACGCCGCAACGAGCTTGACGCAACCGTGGGCAGCAAGCGGACTTACGCCGAGATCGGCTATCTCCGCCTCGACCGCGACATTGCGGAGGAGATCGAGGATCTGCAGGACCGCGAGGAATTGCGCCTGGCGACCCGTATCGCATTTGCCCGCTACTGGTCGCTGTTCGGCGCCGGTGTGTTCAACCTGACCGATCGGCAGGAGGATCCGACCTTCACATCGGACGGTTTCGATCCGGTCCGCACCCGGCTGGGCGTCGCCTACGAAGACGACTGCCTCGAATTCGGCGTCACCTGGCGGCGCGACTACACCGACGCGGGCGATGCCCGGCGCGGCGACACGTTCCAGTTCTATTTCGCGCTGCGCAACCTCGGCTTCCGCTAG
- a CDS encoding peptidylprolyl isomerase has product MIEYRFSKFLAGLAAMSLATAPVALQAQSAVASNPLDIPDNVSLLKQSDPNVRTATAVVNGSVITRTDIEQRLALLLSSANLPPEQMQAARMRIFRNLIDETLQIQAAEAQEMPVTDQEVQSQYAEIARRNGQDAAGMDQALRAMGSSPASLKRQLRAEIAWQRLLSRNVAPFVNVSAEEVKEVLARMEADRGKEEYRLGEIFLAATPASSAAVQENARQIVEQLRRGADFSVYARQFSEATTAANGGDLGFVRLETLPAEMASVAREMQPGQLVGPFEIPGGFEILYLIDKRQIGMANPRNAILSLKQISISFPPNSTDAQASARVEQFAAAIQGMRGCGDAERVAAEIDAEVVTNNGMRVAQLPEPLQPAILELQVGQATPPFGSIEEGVRVLLLCGRDDPQAEGGPTFDRVMSQIEDDRIAKRAQSYLRDLRNDAYIEYN; this is encoded by the coding sequence GTGATCGAATACAGGTTTTCCAAGTTTCTTGCCGGTCTTGCCGCCATGAGCCTCGCGACCGCGCCGGTCGCGCTTCAGGCGCAGTCGGCCGTGGCGTCCAATCCGCTCGACATTCCCGACAACGTGTCGCTGCTGAAACAGAGCGATCCGAACGTGCGCACCGCCACCGCGGTGGTCAACGGATCGGTCATCACCCGGACCGATATCGAACAGCGGCTGGCCCTGCTGCTGTCGTCGGCCAACCTCCCGCCCGAACAGATGCAGGCGGCCCGTATGCGGATTTTCCGCAATCTGATCGACGAAACGCTTCAGATCCAGGCGGCAGAGGCGCAGGAAATGCCCGTCACCGATCAGGAAGTTCAGTCCCAGTACGCTGAAATCGCCCGACGCAACGGGCAGGACGCGGCCGGAATGGATCAGGCGCTGCGGGCCATGGGATCGTCCCCCGCCTCGCTCAAGCGGCAGCTCCGCGCCGAAATCGCCTGGCAGCGCCTGTTGAGCCGCAACGTCGCCCCGTTCGTCAACGTTTCGGCGGAAGAGGTGAAGGAAGTTCTGGCCCGGATGGAGGCTGATCGCGGCAAGGAAGAATACCGTCTGGGCGAAATATTCCTGGCCGCCACGCCCGCGAGCAGCGCCGCGGTGCAGGAAAATGCTCGCCAGATCGTGGAACAGCTTCGCCGCGGGGCCGACTTTTCGGTCTATGCCCGCCAGTTTTCCGAAGCGACCACCGCGGCCAATGGTGGCGATCTCGGCTTCGTCCGGCTCGAAACGCTGCCCGCCGAAATGGCGTCCGTCGCCCGCGAAATGCAGCCGGGCCAGCTGGTCGGACCGTTCGAAATTCCCGGCGGGTTCGAAATTCTCTATCTGATCGACAAGCGGCAGATCGGCATGGCCAATCCGCGCAATGCGATCCTCAGCCTAAAGCAGATTTCGATCAGCTTCCCGCCCAATTCCACCGACGCGCAGGCAAGCGCGCGGGTCGAACAGTTCGCCGCCGCGATCCAGGGCATGCGCGGCTGCGGCGATGCAGAACGTGTCGCGGCGGAAATCGATGCCGAGGTGGTGACCAACAACGGGATGCGCGTCGCGCAGTTGCCCGAACCGTTGCAGCCCGCAATCCTCGAACTCCAGGTCGGGCAGGCGACACCGCCGTTCGGATCGATCGAGGAAGGCGTGCGCGTTCTGCTGCTGTGCGGACGCGACGATCCGCAGGCGGAAGGTGGCCCCACTTTCGATCGGGTCATGTCCCAGATCGAAGACGACCGCATTGCCAAGCGCGCGCAAAGCTATCTGCGCGACCTGCGCAACGACGCCTACATCGAATACAATTGA
- the pdxA gene encoding 4-hydroxythreonine-4-phosphate dehydrogenase PdxA has product MSVASPGPLSGPLAISLGDPAGIGPELIAEAWSRRDSERLPPFAVIGGAEILRAAARSRGIELPVKAIASLDAAGDAFAAALPVLDLQDGAWSPGAPSREGAELAMGSLAEATRRTVRGEAAALVTGPVAKARLAEVGFDHPGQTEYVATACGIASGDAVMMLAGPRLRAVPLTVHVALAQVPTLLTRDLIVRRARIVATALQSDFGVSRPRLAIAGLNPHAGEDGRFGDEEQRIIAPAVALLREEGIDAAGPFPPDAMFTARAREQYDAALCMFHDQALIPLKTLDFDEGVNVTLGLPLVRTSPDHGTAFDIAGKGLADPGAMIAAIRMAGDCAARRG; this is encoded by the coding sequence TTGAGCGTCGCGTCGCCCGGTCCACTCTCCGGCCCGCTGGCGATCTCGCTCGGCGATCCGGCAGGGATCGGGCCCGAGCTGATTGCGGAAGCATGGTCGCGCCGCGATAGCGAGCGGCTGCCCCCTTTCGCCGTGATTGGCGGAGCGGAGATTCTACGCGCCGCGGCACGCTCTCGCGGGATCGAGCTTCCGGTGAAAGCCATCGCCAGCCTCGATGCCGCGGGCGATGCCTTTGCCGCCGCCCTCCCCGTGCTGGACCTGCAAGACGGCGCATGGTCCCCCGGTGCCCCGTCGCGCGAAGGCGCGGAACTGGCGATGGGTTCGCTGGCAGAGGCAACCCGGCGCACCGTTCGGGGTGAGGCCGCCGCGCTGGTCACTGGCCCTGTCGCCAAGGCCCGTCTGGCCGAAGTCGGCTTCGACCACCCCGGCCAGACCGAATATGTCGCCACCGCCTGCGGGATCGCGTCCGGCGATGCGGTGATGATGCTCGCCGGCCCCCGCCTGCGTGCGGTGCCGCTGACCGTTCATGTCGCGCTGGCTCAGGTGCCCACCCTGCTGACGCGGGATCTGATCGTGCGCCGTGCACGGATCGTGGCGACGGCGCTGCAAAGCGATTTCGGCGTTTCGCGTCCGCGCCTCGCCATAGCCGGCCTCAATCCCCATGCCGGTGAAGACGGGCGGTTCGGTGATGAGGAGCAGCGCATCATCGCCCCCGCCGTGGCCCTGCTGCGCGAAGAAGGAATCGACGCCGCCGGCCCGTTCCCGCCCGATGCCATGTTCACCGCACGGGCGCGCGAGCAGTACGATGCCGCGCTGTGCATGTTTCACGATCAGGCGCTGATCCCGCTCAAGACGCTGGATTTCGATGAGGGCGTGAATGTCACCCTGGGCCTCCCGCTGGTCCGCACCAGCCCCGATCATGGCACGGCTTTCGACATTGCGGGCAAGGGGCTGGCCGATCCCGGCGCAATGATCGCGGCCATCCGCATGGCCGGCGATTGCGCAGCGCGCCGGGGATGA
- the rsmA gene encoding 16S rRNA (adenine(1518)-N(6)/adenine(1519)-N(6))-dimethyltransferase RsmA — MSVTLPPLREVIARHGLNASKALGQNFLFDAQLLDRIAAIPGDLQGKAVLEIGPGPGGLTRALLKAGARVTAIEMDRRCLPALAELDLAYPGQLRVIEGDAMRIDHDAEMGEPYAVVANLPYNVGTALLVRWLGGATWPPRWTSLTLMFQQEVAQRIVAGPGTGAYGRLAVLAQWRSAARLAMKVHRSAFTPPPKVMSAIVHIEPGTMPDGVAPRTLERVTEAAFGQRRKMLRQSLKGLPGALDALAATGIDSQRRAETLDVADFVAVARALG; from the coding sequence ATGAGCGTCACCCTCCCCCCCTTGCGCGAGGTGATCGCCCGGCACGGCCTCAACGCTTCCAAAGCGCTGGGACAGAACTTCCTGTTCGACGCACAACTGCTCGACCGGATCGCCGCAATTCCCGGCGATTTGCAGGGCAAGGCCGTGCTGGAGATCGGGCCCGGCCCCGGCGGGCTGACGCGCGCCCTGCTCAAGGCCGGGGCGCGGGTGACGGCGATCGAGATGGACCGCCGCTGCCTGCCCGCACTTGCCGAACTGGATCTGGCCTATCCGGGTCAGCTGCGGGTGATCGAAGGCGATGCCATGCGGATCGACCACGACGCGGAAATGGGCGAACCTTACGCGGTGGTTGCCAACTTGCCCTATAACGTCGGCACCGCATTGCTGGTGCGCTGGCTGGGCGGCGCGACATGGCCTCCACGGTGGACCAGCCTGACGCTGATGTTCCAGCAGGAAGTGGCGCAGCGCATCGTCGCAGGGCCGGGCACCGGCGCCTATGGCCGGCTGGCAGTACTGGCGCAGTGGCGCAGCGCCGCCAGGCTGGCGATGAAGGTGCATCGCAGCGCCTTCACCCCGCCGCCCAAGGTGATGAGCGCGATCGTCCATATCGAACCCGGAACAATGCCCGATGGGGTTGCGCCGCGAACGCTGGAACGGGTGACAGAAGCCGCCTTCGGCCAGCGGCGCAAGATGCTGCGGCAGAGCCTGAAGGGCCTGCCGGGCGCGCTCGACGCGCTGGCCGCCACCGGGATCGATTCGCAACGACGGGCGGAAACGCTAGACGTTGCGGATTTCGTAGCGGTTGCCCGCGCGCTCGGCTGA
- a CDS encoding OmpA family protein, which translates to MSFISRKPKGLFLLAMLSVSVSGGAYAQQQAAQDQYETTVYGSLPADLTDLPEGPEIEGVISARDGDRLQVTGEDGTYTVVAVGQATEIRARGGFLGLDRDTLAADALLNGLPVSVETVEWGGGLIASRIDLKDKDLRIASMIRNGTAQGFAEQTAATEALRGRMGDIDKYNIRGTANVHFDVGKAVLSEQAKADLCATAAQAEATENALMLVVGYTDSTGSQEFNQQLSEKRASRVVNYLQQACGWAPYRMLTPTGMAEADPLADNMTPEGKAQNRRVAVNILVSKSVEGL; encoded by the coding sequence ATGAGTTTCATTTCCAGAAAGCCGAAGGGGCTGTTCCTGTTGGCGATGCTTTCGGTGTCGGTTTCGGGCGGCGCCTACGCGCAGCAGCAGGCGGCGCAGGACCAGTACGAAACGACCGTCTACGGCTCGCTTCCAGCCGATCTGACGGACCTTCCCGAAGGGCCGGAGATCGAAGGCGTCATCTCCGCGCGCGATGGCGACAGGTTGCAGGTCACGGGTGAGGACGGCACCTACACCGTTGTCGCGGTGGGGCAGGCCACCGAAATCAGGGCTCGCGGCGGTTTCCTGGGCCTCGACCGCGATACCCTTGCCGCCGACGCGCTGCTCAACGGTTTGCCGGTATCGGTGGAAACCGTGGAATGGGGCGGCGGCCTGATTGCCAGCCGGATCGACCTCAAGGACAAGGATCTTCGTATCGCCTCGATGATCCGCAACGGCACCGCGCAGGGTTTTGCCGAGCAGACTGCGGCGACCGAGGCGCTGCGCGGCCGCATGGGCGATATCGACAAATACAACATCAGGGGCACGGCCAACGTGCATTTCGATGTGGGCAAGGCCGTTCTGTCCGAACAGGCGAAGGCCGATCTTTGCGCCACCGCCGCTCAGGCCGAAGCGACCGAGAACGCCCTGATGCTGGTCGTCGGCTACACCGATTCGACCGGAAGCCAGGAATTCAACCAGCAGCTCAGCGAGAAGCGGGCCAGCCGCGTGGTCAACTATCTGCAGCAGGCCTGCGGCTGGGCACCCTATCGCATGTTGACCCCGACCGGGATGGCCGAAGCCGATCCGCTGGCGGATAACATGACGCCGGAAGGCAAGGCGCAGAACCGCCGCGTCGCAGTGAATATCCTCGTCAGCAAGAGCGTGGAAGGCCTCTGA